One Gemmatimonadaceae bacterium genomic window, TGCCGTGCGCTGGCTGGCCCCGGACGGGTGCGGCCACCTGCGCATCCTGCGCGATGCGGGCGTGGTGCAGCGCATCGTGGATTTCATCACCGCGCCGGCCGGCTGAGTCAGCGCCGGAAGGTGAGCGTGACCACCTGCGTCGACCCACCAGCGCCGAGCTTCACCTTCGCCGAGACCACGCCCAGCGACGGATGCCAGGCGCGGATGGTGGTGCGTGCGCCGCGCGCGTCGAGGGTGAAGCGCGCCGTGCCGGTGCTGTCGCTCACCGCCCCCGACGCCGTCGGTGTGACGGCCACGAACGCACGCGCCCACGGCAGGTGCGCGGCATAGATAGCCACCACGCCGGTGCTGTCCGCCACCTGCCGCACCGGCACCAGCTGGCCATCCATCAGGAAGCGAACGGTGTCCACCGGCAGCGCCATGACCGACGGCACCACCACCAGTGACTCGGCGAGTGAATCACGCATCACGAGCTGGAGCATGCTGCCCGCCGCCGCCACCTGCATGCGTGGCTGCAGGCGACAGGCCTCCAGCCGCACCGTGGGACGATGCTCGGCGGGCGCAGCGCCGATCAGCACCGGCGCCGGACCCTCCACCCACACCAGCGCATCCTGCACCGCACTTCCCCGCCGCGTGACCGCCGTGTCCACGAATGCCGCGCCGCAGGCCGGCTCGATTGCACCGGCATTCACCATCGTGTCGGCCGGCAGGGTGCCCGCCACCACCACGCGCACCTCGAGTTGCACGGGCTGGTCGGCCGGCGTGCGCAGGCGTGAGGGGGACGGGCGCAGGCGCGGCAGCCGCAACGCACGCGCCGCCGCCGACTGCGCGGCCGGCACCGCCCGTGGTGGCGCCACCACGTCGCCGTCCGTCGCGGGCCAGAACACGAATGCGCCGGTGCCTGCGACCGCCACCGCCAGGAGCCCCACCACCCACCGCCTGCTCACGGCCTCGTCATCCGGGTCACCTGAAGGGTGTCGTGGTGCGGTAATACAGCAGCAGCCCGTGGTTCATCTCGAAGCCGCCGGTGCGGTTCAGCCGCTGCAGTCCGTAGCCGAGCTCCACGCGGTTGGTGGGCGTCAGCGCGTGGCCCACCACCACCTGTGTGCGCGTCTGCTCGAGCATCGCCACCCGAGCGCGCGCCGGATGCACGTTCACGAGGAACTCCTGCGAGAACGCGCCATACCACCGCCCATCCTGCGTGAGGTTGTGCAGGAGGCGGTCCTGCCGCCTCAGCCGCACCACGGTCGGGTTCCAGTCGGCACCCTCGGGGGCCAGGTCACCGGTCGCACGGATCACCCGGAACTCCGCCCGCGAGCGATCGCTCCACGTCCATGCACCCACCCGGCGCGTGCCCATCAACTGCACCAGCGGACGCAGCTCGAAGGTGTTCGTGCGCGCGGGGAACTCGCCGTAGCGATACCCGTGCGACACACCGAGTCCCGCCATCGCACGCCACTGCTTCGAGAGGTCACGGGTGTAGCCCAGCGCACCGAGGTTGAGCTGCCACACACGGCCGCCATCCGCCCGCCGCGGGTGGTAATCCCAGTACAGAGACGACCGCGCGCCGAAGCGATGATCGCCGAACAGCCCGCCCCAGAGCACGAAGTCCGCCACCTGCTGTCCCCTTAGGGGCAGTGCGGCCAGCAGCAGGCATGTCGTCACCGCGCAGGTCGTCCGCAGGTTCGTCATTCAGTCGGTCACGTTGCTGGAAGGTGCCTCGTGCGGCTCCATGTGCACGAGCACACCGAGCACCTGCCGGTTCGCCGCGCGGATGGCGCCCTTCACCTTGCCGCTCACGATGTGCGCCGACTCCAGCGACATCCGCGGGTCGGCCTGCACGTGGATGTCCACCCAGAAGCCGCGGCCCGCGCGGCGCACGGCCAGCTTCTCCACGGCGCGCACGTCGTCCACGCCCTGCGCGGCGGCGCGGACCGCCGCGATCACCGGCGGGTCAGCCGCCTGGTCCATCAGGTCGGCCACCGCGTCCTGCATCAGCTGCACGCCGTTCCAGGCGATGATGCAGGCGGCGATCAGTGCCGCCCAGTCGTCGGCGCTCTCCCACCCGGGGCCGCCGATGAGCGCGATGCTGATGCCCACGAACGCGGCCAGCGAGGTGAGCACGTCGCTGCGATGGTGCTGGGCATCGGCGGCGAGCGCCGCGCTGCCCTGCTCCCGCGCGATGCGCTGCACGCGCTTCGCCACCAGTTCCTTGATCACGATCACGCTCGCCAGCACGCCCAGCGTCCACGGTGCCGGCGCATGGTGCGGCGTGCGGATCTCGTGCACCGAGGCCACGCCGATCCCCACGCTCGCGATCAGCAGCAGCACCGCCACGGTGGCACCTGCCAGCGCCTCGGCCTTCCCGAAGCCGAACGGGAACTCGTCGGTGGCATCGCGGTCCGCGATCCGCACGCCGGTCCACACCGCCAGGGACCCGAACAGGTCGAAGCCGCTCTCCGCCGCGTCGGCCACGAGTGCATACGAGTGGCCCACCAGTCCGCCCACCAGCTTCACCACCGTCAGCCCGACGTTCACGACCATGCCAAGGCGCGCGGCATTCACTGCCACCCCCGCCTCGCGCGCGCCTGCGAGTGCCGACATCTAGAGGCGGAACAGGTCGGCCTGCATCGTGTCCGGCGTGACGAGCACGGTACCGGCCAGCGTCACGGCCACGTTCACCTCCGTGCGCATGCCGAAGCGCCCGGCGAGATACACGCCCGGCTCCACCGAGAACAGCACGCCCGGCAGCAGGTGGCGCTCCTCGCGGGTCTCGAAGCCATCCATGTGCGGGCCCGAGCCATGCAGGTCGCGCACGTCGATCGAGTGGCCCGTGCGGTGCGTGAACGCGGCACCGAAGCCGCGGGCCGTGATCACCGCGCGTGCCGCATCGTCCACGTCCGCGCCACGCACCGTCAGGCCAGCCGCGAAGCCATCGCGCACCACCCGGATCGCCGCGTCGCGCGCGTCGCGGATCGCCTCCCACACCGGCAGCACGTCGGGATCCGCCGGTGTGCCGATGGTGGCCATCCACGTCTGGTCGGCGTACGGCTGGCCCGGTTCGCCGGCCCAGAGGTCGATCAGCAGCACGGAGTCCATCGTGACCAGCGCGCTGCCATCGGCGTGCGGCTCGTAGTGCGGGTTCGCCGCATTGGCGCCCACGCTCACGTTGCACGGATGGGTGGTCACCAGGCCACGCGACGCGAACTCGCCCATGATCCACTGCTGCACGGCGTACTCGGTGAGCGGCGTGCCGGCGCGGGCAGCAGTGGCGGCGCGCTGCAGAGCCGCAGGGCCGATCACGGCCAGCGCCTCGGCGGCGCGACAGTGCGCGGCGAGCTGCGCCTCGGTGAGCAGCGCGTAGAACCGCGTCACCAGCTCCGCCGAGGTCTCGACCGTGGCCCCGCAGGCGCGCACGAGGTCCAGCACGCCGCCCGGCACGCGATCGAGGTACGGCACCGCGTCACCCGGCGAGTACTCCATCGCGACGCGCTTCCCCTGCACCAGTGCGCGGATCTCTCCCTCGAGCGACTGCCACGACTGGTAGATCCGGCGCTCCCACGTGGCCGGCCATTTCCGCCACGAGTCGAGCTCGATGGCGTGCATCAGCGCCACCGGCGTGCCCTCGGCCGGGAGCCACGCCACCGCCCGGCGCGACGACAGCCCCTCGAAACCCAGCAGCCCCGACGCGATCGGGTTGCAGCCCTTGAACTCGTAGAGCAGCCAGCCGTCGAGGCGCGCTGCGCGCAACGCCGCCTGGATCTCGCTCAGCCGATGTGGTTCTCGCATCCCCGCAAGCTATTCGCCACCGGGCAGGCCGTCAGCCGCGTCCCCACGTGGCCTTCCACTGCTGCCCGCGCCCGGTGCCGTCGATGCGGGTCACCACCGCCGGCGCGCCGGTCAGCGCCTCGAGCATGGCGGCGAAGGCCGACGCGTAGAACGCGAAGCCGGCGATCGCCGACCCCTCGATCGTCACCGGGTCGCTGACGGCGAGGATCACCGATGCCCCGATCCGCTCCACGCGCGCATCCAGGTAGCGCTTCGCGAGGCGCCGGACCGTGGTCAGCGCAATGGGACGCGCCAGCACCCCGGGCAGCCGGCGGATCGCCGTGCGGCGGACCCGCGAGACGGTGTCGACCGCCTCGTGCGCCAGCAGCGTACCGGCGGAGTCGAAGACCCGGTGGGCGTCCGTGCGGCGCCCGATCAACCGTGCCAGCGCCGCCGCCTCGTCCCGCACGGTGCGCTCGTTGCGGCGCACGGCCTCGCCATAGCGCTTGATCTGCGCATACACGGTGTCGGTCAGGCCAAGCCGCTTCGTCCGCAGCTCCTCGATGTACTCGGCCTCGACGTCGCCCTCCGGGGTGTCCACCACGCGCACTGCTTCCAGCAGGCTCAGAGGCAGGCGGGCATCGACGGTCGCGGACATCGGCAGGGATGATGGGGGGAGCGCCCGGTGTGACGCGTGGGCAGCGGAACGCCTCACAGCGAGGCACGTCCCTGCCGCAGCGGCACCGGATCGGACCGAAGCTATACCGAAGCGTGAAAGCGAACAAGCGACGGACTGACGCAGCGCAGGAACCGGGACGGCGTGTCACGGCTTCCGTATATTGTCGAGCGGTTCCCCCTTCCCAGACACCGGTGTTCAGGCGCATGCCCCACTCCCCTGTTCCCGGCTCCGCAGTCCAGCAGTCCGCCTGTCTCCCCGCATGCTGACACGCCCCGCGCCGCAGGATGCCGCTGGCCACGACTGCGCGACCACCCGTCGCCAGGTCTTCGCGGCCTGCGACGGTGAGCTCACGCCAGCGGAGCTCCGGGACATCGACGGGCATCTCTCGTCGTGTGCCGGCTGTCGTGCACACTTCACCGCCGATGCCACGCTGCACCACGTCGTGCGCGCGGCGGCACGCCTGGATGCGGCGCCGCCCGGCCTGCGCGAGCGGGTGGAGCGACTCCTGCACGCGCACACCACCGAGAACGCGCCGGCGTGACGCTGCCGCCACTGGTCTCAGCCGCGCTCGGACCGGTGGTGGCTGCAATCGTGTGGCGGGCGGGGACACTCACCGCCGGCGGCGCCGTGACCGCCGCACTCATCGGCAGCACCAGCGCACTGGCCGGCCTGGACTGGATGTGCATCCTGCTGGCCTTCTTCGTCAGCAGCGTGCTGCTTGGCCGTGTGGGCCGCGAGCGCAAGCGGCAGCGCAGTGCCGCCGTCATCGGCAAGGCCGGTGCGCGTGACGCGATGCAGGTGCTCGCGAATGGCGCTGTCTTCGCGCTCGGTGCGGCAGCGGCCGCATCGGGCCGCGGCACCGACGCCATCGCCGCGATCGCACTCGGTGCCGTGGCAGCGGCCACCGCCGACACCTGGGGCACCGAGATCGGCATGCTCGCCGGCGCGCCGCCACGCTCGATCCTCACCGGCGCGCCGCTCGAGCCCGGGATGTCGGGGGGCGTGACCGCACAGGGACTGATCGCCACCGCCGCAGGCGCGATCACCCTCGCGACAC contains:
- a CDS encoding aminopeptidase P family protein, yielding MREPHRLSEIQAALRAARLDGWLLYEFKGCNPIASGLLGFEGLSSRRAVAWLPAEGTPVALMHAIELDSWRKWPATWERRIYQSWQSLEGEIRALVQGKRVAMEYSPGDAVPYLDRVPGGVLDLVRACGATVETSAELVTRFYALLTEAQLAAHCRAAEALAVIGPAALQRAATAARAGTPLTEYAVQQWIMGEFASRGLVTTHPCNVSVGANAANPHYEPHADGSALVTMDSVLLIDLWAGEPGQPYADQTWMATIGTPADPDVLPVWEAIRDARDAAIRVVRDGFAAGLTVRGADVDDAARAVITARGFGAAFTHRTGHSIDVRDLHGSGPHMDGFETREERHLLPGVLFSVEPGVYLAGRFGMRTEVNVAVTLAGTVLVTPDTMQADLFRL
- a CDS encoding DUF2490 domain-containing protein encodes the protein MTNLRTTCAVTTCLLLAALPLRGQQVADFVLWGGLFGDHRFGARSSLYWDYHPRRADGGRVWQLNLGALGYTRDLSKQWRAMAGLGVSHGYRYGEFPARTNTFELRPLVQLMGTRRVGAWTWSDRSRAEFRVIRATGDLAPEGADWNPTVVRLRRQDRLLHNLTQDGRWYGAFSQEFLVNVHPARARVAMLEQTRTQVVVGHALTPTNRVELGYGLQRLNRTGGFEMNHGLLLYYRTTTPFR
- a CDS encoding zf-HC2 domain-containing protein codes for the protein MLTRPAPQDAAGHDCATTRRQVFAACDGELTPAELRDIDGHLSSCAGCRAHFTADATLHHVVRAAARLDAAPPGLRERVERLLHAHTTENAPA
- a CDS encoding cation transporter, with amino-acid sequence MSALAGAREAGVAVNAARLGMVVNVGLTVVKLVGGLVGHSYALVADAAESGFDLFGSLAVWTGVRIADRDATDEFPFGFGKAEALAGATVAVLLLIASVGIGVASVHEIRTPHHAPAPWTLGVLASVIVIKELVAKRVQRIAREQGSAALAADAQHHRSDVLTSLAAFVGISIALIGGPGWESADDWAALIAACIIAWNGVQLMQDAVADLMDQAADPPVIAAVRAAAQGVDDVRAVEKLAVRRAGRGFWVDIHVQADPRMSLESAHIVSGKVKGAIRAANRQVLGVLVHMEPHEAPSSNVTD
- a CDS encoding DUF92 domain-containing protein, with amino-acid sequence MTLPPLVSAALGPVVAAIVWRAGTLTAGGAVTAALIGSTSALAGLDWMCILLAFFVSSVLLGRVGRERKRQRSAAVIGKAGARDAMQVLANGAVFALGAAAAASGRGTDAIAAIALGAVAAATADTWGTEIGMLAGAPPRSILTGAPLEPGMSGGVTAQGLIATAAGAITLATLAWALGWPGRVVIAAAAGGAAGAMADSVIGATLQQRRRSPGTGRLTERLRDDDGTPTEWAGGVRWLDNDGVNFAATCIGAGIAFELHHLMTRGAA